In Ignavibacteriales bacterium, the following are encoded in one genomic region:
- a CDS encoding DUF1446 domain-containing protein has product MKEKIRIASGQGFWGDLIDAPVKQASQGEIDYLVMDYLAEVTMSILQKQKLKDPNLGYARDIPPLMERLLPLMKEKKFKIITNGGGVNPVACKDAIFEVAKKLGITDIKIGIVLGDDILGRIDELIANGIELNNMETGESVKTIKDEVISANVYLGAAGVVEALKQGADIVMTGRVTDTGLTLAPMIYEFGWDMNNWDLMAAGTVAGHILECGGQASGGNFHGDWRSVPDMARIGFPIAEAYPDGSVVITKHEGTGGLVSEETVSEQLVYEIADPKDYITPDCVADFTSIHLENAGKDRVRVYGVKGFPATEFYKVSMSYLDGYTAFGNLTYCWPDALEKAEAADKILRTRLDDLGLKFDEIRTEFQGYNACHGPLARKIDDPNEVVLRVGVRSHDYKTIERFGKEIAPLILTGPPGVTGFSGGRPRPSEVVAYWPALIPKTEVKPQVIVESL; this is encoded by the coding sequence ATGAAAGAGAAAATACGAATAGCTTCGGGACAGGGATTCTGGGGAGATCTCATAGATGCCCCGGTAAAACAAGCCTCACAGGGAGAGATAGACTACCTTGTTATGGATTACCTTGCAGAGGTGACAATGTCCATACTTCAAAAGCAAAAATTAAAAGATCCGAATTTGGGTTACGCGCGGGATATTCCTCCATTAATGGAGAGATTGCTACCCTTGATGAAGGAGAAGAAGTTCAAAATAATCACGAATGGCGGCGGTGTAAATCCGGTAGCATGCAAAGATGCTATTTTCGAAGTGGCTAAGAAGCTGGGGATAACGGACATAAAGATCGGAATAGTTTTGGGCGACGATATACTTGGCAGGATAGATGAGCTAATAGCAAATGGCATCGAGCTGAATAACATGGAAACCGGCGAAAGTGTAAAAACCATAAAAGATGAAGTCATCAGCGCAAACGTTTACCTTGGAGCTGCGGGAGTTGTCGAAGCATTGAAGCAAGGTGCGGATATTGTCATGACTGGACGAGTGACCGATACAGGCCTAACACTTGCACCAATGATATATGAATTTGGGTGGGATATGAACAATTGGGACCTAATGGCGGCGGGAACTGTAGCAGGGCACATACTGGAGTGTGGAGGACAGGCTAGCGGGGGGAATTTCCATGGGGACTGGCGGAGTGTACCAGATATGGCGAGAATAGGCTTTCCGATAGCGGAGGCGTATCCGGACGGAAGTGTTGTCATTACGAAGCACGAGGGCACGGGCGGACTGGTGAGTGAGGAGACAGTAAGTGAGCAGCTGGTGTATGAGATAGCGGACCCGAAGGACTATATTACGCCGGACTGTGTGGCGGATTTTACTTCGATCCATCTAGAAAATGCGGGAAAGGACAGAGTAAGAGTTTATGGCGTAAAGGGTTTCCCGGCTACAGAATTCTATAAGGTTTCAATGTCGTATCTCGACGGTTACACGGCGTTTGGGAATCTCACTTATTGCTGGCCAGACGCGCTCGAGAAGGCTGAGGCGGCTGATAAGATATTGAGGACACGTCTGGACGATCTCGGGTTGAAATTCGATGAGATCAGGACGGAATTCCAGGGATATAACGCATGCCACGGACCGCTTGCCCGTAAGATAGATGATCCTAACGAAGTAGTATTAAGGGTAGGGGTAAGGTCGCATGATTATAAGACAATAGAAAGGTTTGGGAAGGAGATAGCTCCATTGATATTGACGGGACCGCCGGGAGTGACAGGATTTTCGGGCGGGAGACCGCGTCCTTCGGAGGTTGTTGCATACTGGCCGGCACTTATTCCAAAAACAGAAGTAAAACCGCAAGTAATAGTAGAATCTTTATAA
- a CDS encoding EamA family transporter — translation MIKHFENLQSHTRGLLYISFTAFLWSSSGLFIKVLTLDAFQISFYRSAIAGLTILIITFLRNKKPKFETDIISNLCAISYSAILIFFVLATKMTTAANAIFLQFTAPIYLLFLEPIFLKTKFKSRDLVTILFCIAGMVLFFFGRLDMGSIYGNLLAILSGISFAFFSLFLKWKKQLHGSTNTINNLIVGNFLVSLICLPLVFDKLALTGTEFLILLYMGAIQIGVSYMIFNEGIKYISATESMIIAMLEAIFNPIWVFLGIGEKPSGFAIIGAGIIFAAILVHNIRSSRKAKMLIVE, via the coding sequence ATGATAAAGCATTTCGAAAATCTTCAGAGTCATACCAGAGGATTATTATACATATCCTTCACCGCGTTTTTATGGAGTTCGAGCGGTTTATTCATTAAAGTCCTCACCCTGGATGCGTTCCAGATCTCATTTTACAGGTCTGCGATCGCCGGTCTTACAATCCTTATAATAACTTTCCTTCGTAACAAAAAGCCTAAATTCGAAACAGACATAATTTCCAATCTTTGCGCGATCTCTTATTCGGCTATATTAATTTTTTTTGTTCTTGCCACCAAAATGACTACTGCGGCTAACGCAATCTTTCTTCAATTTACAGCTCCGATATATTTATTATTCCTCGAGCCCATATTCCTGAAAACGAAGTTTAAATCCCGTGACCTAGTAACGATATTATTCTGTATAGCCGGTATGGTGTTATTTTTTTTCGGCAGGCTGGATATGGGAAGTATTTACGGTAATCTTCTGGCAATATTATCAGGGATAAGTTTTGCGTTCTTTTCATTATTCCTGAAATGGAAGAAACAGCTCCACGGCTCAACAAATACAATAAATAACCTGATCGTAGGGAATTTTCTCGTTTCATTAATATGTCTTCCACTAGTATTCGATAAGCTGGCATTGACGGGTACTGAGTTTCTTATATTATTATATATGGGAGCAATACAGATCGGTGTGAGCTATATGATATTCAATGAAGGCATAAAGTATATCAGCGCCACGGAGAGCATGATAATAGCTATGCTGGAGGCAATATTCAATCCTATCTGGGTTTTCCTTGGAATAGGGGAGAAGCCGTCGGGGTTTGCCATTATCGGAGCGGGAATAATCTTCGCTGCTATATTAGTTCACAATATAAGGTCATCCCGAAAAGCAAAGATGCTTATAGTCGAGTAG
- a CDS encoding PQQ-like beta-propeller repeat protein — translation MKIARFIYIPVLIFVLSSCSSIEIKENIEINENEDWLIVGANPAHTNISRSNYPLEPPFVLFWDYNADAGFSNNCLSASDGVLFASTLRGEIFAMNIATGKSLGRITNLGKGAFGTPAIFGKGIIVTFDGDKKNSIISYNIEQGTELWSRDIGMSKTSPVLYDDKLLVSSVDNKVYSLDKKNGTILWTYSGTGKFSSPKAFYTTPALYDSIVVIGNTNGSLYGIDLLTGQDLWEFKTGGPIYADASIKDGKIYIGSDDGNFYCLGLDGTLIWKKRMNTSFKASSSFYEDNVIIAGVDGYVYSLSTHNGDEKWKFRTNGTIWASPVVHKNKIFIGSFDMNFYCLDANSGNRLWNYTTEGRIRSTALIWKNFLFVASEDKSIYCFRSKEDTQ, via the coding sequence ATGAAAATCGCCCGTTTCATATACATTCCTGTTCTTATTTTCGTCTTGAGCTCCTGCTCATCTATTGAGATAAAAGAGAACATAGAGATCAATGAAAATGAAGACTGGCTCATTGTAGGAGCCAATCCGGCGCATACCAATATATCGAGATCCAATTATCCTCTTGAGCCCCCATTCGTGCTTTTTTGGGACTATAACGCCGACGCCGGCTTTTCTAATAACTGTCTATCTGCCAGCGATGGAGTACTTTTTGCTTCCACACTCAGGGGAGAGATTTTTGCTATGAATATCGCGACCGGAAAAAGTCTCGGTCGGATAACCAACTTAGGAAAGGGAGCGTTCGGTACACCCGCCATATTCGGAAAAGGCATTATAGTTACGTTCGACGGCGACAAAAAGAATTCCATTATCAGCTATAATATAGAGCAGGGTACTGAGCTATGGTCACGTGATATAGGTATGTCAAAAACCTCACCTGTTTTATACGATGATAAGCTCCTCGTAAGCTCTGTCGATAACAAAGTTTATAGTCTTGACAAAAAGAACGGAACGATTTTATGGACATATTCCGGTACAGGGAAATTTTCCTCACCGAAAGCGTTTTATACAACACCGGCTCTATATGACTCGATTGTCGTTATAGGTAATACAAATGGCAGTCTTTACGGTATCGATTTATTAACAGGACAGGACCTCTGGGAATTTAAGACCGGCGGACCTATCTATGCCGATGCTTCCATTAAAGACGGAAAGATCTATATCGGATCCGATGACGGGAATTTCTACTGCCTCGGACTTGACGGAACTCTCATCTGGAAAAAAAGAATGAACACCTCTTTCAAAGCATCCTCTTCCTTCTATGAAGATAATGTTATAATTGCCGGAGTCGATGGATATGTTTATTCTTTAAGCACACATAATGGTGACGAAAAATGGAAATTCAGAACCAACGGCACTATATGGGCTTCTCCTGTTGTTCATAAAAACAAGATTTTCATCGGCTCATTTGACATGAATTTCTATTGCCTAGATGCAAATTCCGGCAATAGACTGTGGAATTACACTACCGAAGGAAGAATTAGAAGCACAGCTTTGATCTGGAAAAATTTTCTCTTTGTGGCATCCGAAGATAAGAGTATCTACTGTTTCAGAAGTAAGGAGGACACACAATGA
- a CDS encoding T9SS type A sorting domain-containing protein: MRSGILLFLGALLCLGLNTAYSQLSSDDNLKSVVPPPMDYVPFTNPFDDPVTINGFDNFYLGVDFGEPHIVTNPNDPLNSICAFNTNGVHYTLDGENWQRVTVSFPGFSVVGDPVLAFDSLGVCHYIQIFQNGSTYGLVVTKSTNKGASWSGVSQVVGTTVGLTDKEWITADRSAGPYSNNLYVGWRQFGTQSGMRFVKSTNSGATWSSSITFADGSQGAYVCVGPGGAVYFAYTGGSSNYVRVSTDGGSTFSGPTNATGFFNPAGNVCAGRQTVKNCIRTNQFPRMAVDNSYTSSRGNIYMVFEVNPPGADIADVNFVRSTNGGVSWSTPVRVNDDATTTDQWMEAIDVDSKTGKIFISWFDSREDPTNNLMTKVYGTVSTDGGLTFTTNEAISNAEFNPNNMAVGQGGGQANYIGDYFGISAIGHTSYAVWMDGRNNSLGSYVGYYPDFAMTTDKDLINIGNNQTQTVTVKGPGKKGPFTGGVKFNAVIDTLPASGSINFSFQNGKDSITAFPDSVKLDISTVGTVTPGLYNVKIYGKGTTNGTPVHKRTVSLLVNSSVIGIQTNRGTAISYTVNGTPYNTQHDFVFANGSNVTISAPPFVESGSTKYVFTNWSNSGDTTQILNISQNLDLTASYKAQYKLLVNTTQGNTFGGNAYYDSAGTFQFGVTSTTVINGNDTFYFRGWSGLGIGAYTSSDSTGQDDTVSWTMSNPIVEIARWSDQVGIVQIGSEIPEKFELYQNYPNPFNPETIIRYDIPKNGNVSIVIYDMLGKEVTRLVDRYQNAGRYEVNFDGSGFSSGIYFYRISTGDFVQVRRMILVK; this comes from the coding sequence ATGAGATCAGGAATACTACTGTTTCTAGGCGCACTATTGTGTCTGGGCTTAAACACGGCATACTCGCAGTTATCCAGCGACGATAATTTAAAGTCGGTGGTTCCTCCGCCAATGGATTATGTACCATTTACCAATCCTTTTGACGATCCTGTAACGATCAATGGTTTTGATAATTTCTATCTGGGTGTGGATTTTGGTGAGCCTCATATTGTCACCAATCCCAATGACCCGTTAAACAGCATTTGCGCATTTAATACGAACGGAGTACACTATACGCTTGACGGTGAAAACTGGCAAAGGGTTACAGTATCGTTCCCCGGATTCAGTGTGGTAGGTGATCCCGTGCTGGCATTTGACAGTCTGGGTGTATGTCACTATATACAGATATTCCAGAATGGATCGACATACGGTCTTGTCGTAACGAAATCCACCAATAAAGGTGCAAGCTGGTCAGGAGTGAGCCAGGTAGTAGGCACAACAGTTGGATTAACCGATAAGGAATGGATTACAGCAGATAGAAGCGCGGGTCCGTATTCCAATAACCTTTACGTAGGATGGAGACAGTTTGGAACCCAATCGGGAATGAGGTTTGTAAAAAGCACGAATAGTGGCGCGACGTGGTCATCATCGATAACCTTTGCAGACGGGTCGCAGGGTGCTTATGTATGTGTTGGTCCGGGCGGTGCGGTATACTTTGCGTACACCGGAGGAAGCTCAAATTACGTCAGGGTCTCAACTGACGGAGGGTCAACATTTAGCGGTCCAACAAATGCTACAGGCTTTTTTAATCCGGCAGGTAATGTATGCGCAGGAAGACAAACTGTAAAGAATTGTATTAGAACAAATCAATTCCCCCGTATGGCAGTTGATAATAGCTATACTTCATCGAGGGGAAATATATACATGGTTTTCGAAGTGAATCCACCCGGAGCTGATATAGCTGATGTAAACTTTGTAAGGTCGACGAATGGTGGTGTTTCATGGTCAACCCCGGTTAGGGTGAACGATGATGCAACGACAACAGACCAATGGATGGAAGCAATAGACGTCGATAGTAAAACCGGTAAGATATTTATAAGCTGGTTTGACTCAAGGGAGGATCCAACCAATAATTTAATGACTAAAGTTTACGGAACGGTTTCTACCGACGGTGGACTGACATTTACTACAAATGAAGCGATCTCAAACGCAGAGTTTAACCCGAACAATATGGCAGTTGGACAGGGTGGAGGTCAGGCAAATTATATCGGTGATTATTTTGGTATTAGTGCTATCGGTCATACGTCGTATGCGGTGTGGATGGACGGCAGGAATAATTCACTCGGAAGCTACGTAGGTTATTATCCGGATTTTGCAATGACAACAGACAAGGATTTGATCAATATCGGCAATAATCAGACACAAACAGTTACCGTAAAAGGTCCCGGCAAAAAAGGACCATTCACCGGCGGAGTAAAGTTTAATGCAGTTATCGATACGTTACCGGCTTCGGGTTCTATTAACTTCTCATTCCAGAACGGTAAAGATTCAATAACAGCATTCCCGGATTCGGTAAAATTGGATATTTCTACAGTTGGGACAGTCACGCCGGGATTATACAATGTTAAGATTTACGGAAAAGGGACGACGAACGGAACACCGGTTCATAAGAGGACGGTAAGCCTTCTTGTGAATTCATCGGTAATAGGTATACAAACGAACAGAGGAACTGCGATCTCATATACGGTAAACGGAACACCTTACAATACACAACATGACTTCGTATTTGCCAATGGGTCTAATGTAACGATCTCAGCGCCGCCTTTTGTAGAATCGGGATCGACCAAATACGTATTTACAAACTGGTCGAATAGTGGAGATACAACTCAGATACTCAATATATCGCAAAACCTGGATCTGACAGCATCATATAAAGCGCAGTACAAGTTGTTAGTTAATACTACCCAGGGAAATACATTCGGTGGCAATGCTTATTATGATTCGGCGGGCACATTTCAGTTTGGAGTGACATCTACAACAGTGATAAATGGAAACGACACGTTCTACTTTAGAGGATGGAGCGGACTTGGTATTGGCGCTTATACAAGCTCTGATAGTACAGGTCAGGATGACACAGTTAGCTGGACTATGTCAAACCCGATTGTAGAAATTGCGAGATGGTCGGATCAGGTTGGAATAGTACAAATTGGAAGTGAAATACCCGAAAAGTTTGAATTATATCAAAATTATCCGAATCCGTTTAACCCGGAAACCATAATAAGATATGACATTCCAAAGAATGGAAACGTAAGTATCGTTATTTATGATATGCTTGGGAAAGAGGTTACTAGGCTTGTAGATAGATATCAAAATGCAGGCAGGTATGAGGTTAATTTTGACGGTTCCGGCTTCTCGAGCGGTATCTATTTTTACAGGATATCGACAGGAGATTTTGTTCAGGTGCGCAGAATGATATTAGTTAAGTAA
- a CDS encoding tetratricopeptide repeat protein — MNDFDDLGFFDEEGDGQDGNRSGGNKKGQDSDNEDFSNFKYDSESLEEYITSLYEEQDYEKALKYVNILLELYPYSTDGYHKKALILDGLGRYEESLIYYDKAISLNPTDMEILLNKAITLDNSESYDQAIELFKDVLNMEPNNSDALFNMGLTYERIEKFAEAAECFENVIKIESNHKDAYYELGYCYDFLERLEDSLKSYEKHLELAPMNYNAWYNKGIVLNRQGRFLRAIESYEMCLAIKEDFASAWYNCGNAYASLGRLYKAIEYYKKALTYKKDDSYSYHNIANAFEELGNYRDAIYYFTKAINLEAGNYESFFGRGNCYYNLNEYELALSDYNSAIALCKDYSEIWYSKADTEIALNRLNDALDSYRKVVKLESRNYDAWYDYGCALYDAKKFDKAIDAFNNVIKFKPDWAEPFYEKAKVYFISGDLEKGIDMLESAFRINPKDRFEYNFEHDWGRVLNFLMRRQTNH, encoded by the coding sequence ATGAACGACTTCGACGATCTGGGGTTTTTCGATGAAGAAGGCGACGGACAGGATGGAAACAGGTCAGGGGGGAATAAGAAGGGTCAGGATTCAGATAACGAAGACTTCAGCAATTTCAAGTACGATTCGGAATCGCTTGAAGAGTATATAACCTCGCTCTATGAGGAACAGGATTATGAAAAGGCGCTAAAATATGTCAATATTCTTTTAGAGCTGTATCCATATTCAACGGACGGATATCATAAGAAAGCGCTTATACTGGATGGATTGGGAAGATATGAAGAATCTTTGATCTACTACGACAAAGCCATATCTCTAAATCCAACCGATATGGAAATCCTCTTAAATAAAGCCATAACTTTAGATAATAGTGAGAGCTATGACCAGGCAATCGAGCTATTCAAAGATGTATTGAACATGGAACCGAACAATTCAGATGCCTTATTTAACATGGGATTAACCTATGAAAGGATCGAGAAATTCGCTGAGGCGGCAGAGTGTTTCGAAAATGTAATAAAGATAGAGAGCAATCATAAAGACGCATATTATGAGCTGGGTTATTGCTATGATTTTCTGGAAAGGTTAGAAGATTCCTTAAAATCATACGAAAAGCACCTGGAGCTGGCTCCAATGAATTACAATGCGTGGTACAACAAAGGAATAGTTCTCAACAGGCAGGGAAGATTTTTGCGGGCAATCGAGAGTTACGAGATGTGCCTCGCGATAAAGGAGGATTTTGCTTCAGCGTGGTATAATTGCGGAAACGCATACGCATCGCTGGGCAGACTGTACAAAGCTATCGAGTATTATAAAAAGGCGTTGACATATAAGAAGGATGATTCATATTCTTATCATAATATTGCTAATGCCTTCGAAGAGCTCGGAAACTACAGGGATGCCATATACTACTTCACAAAGGCGATAAACCTGGAAGCAGGGAATTACGAGTCATTCTTTGGAAGAGGCAACTGCTATTATAATCTGAACGAATACGAACTAGCACTTTCGGATTATAATTCAGCAATAGCGCTCTGCAAGGATTACTCGGAAATATGGTATTCTAAAGCAGATACAGAGATTGCTCTTAACAGGCTGAATGACGCGCTCGACAGCTATAGAAAGGTTGTAAAGCTGGAATCCAGGAATTATGATGCCTGGTATGATTACGGCTGTGCGCTTTATGACGCGAAGAAGTTCGATAAAGCCATCGACGCATTTAATAATGTGATCAAATTTAAGCCAGACTGGGCTGAGCCGTTTTACGAGAAGGCAAAAGTGTACTTTATCAGCGGTGACCTGGAAAAGGGTATAGATATGCTGGAGAGTGCATTCAGGATAAACCCAAAGGACAGGTTCGAGTATAATTTTGAGCACGATTGGGGACGAGTGCTGAATTTCCTAATGCGAAGGCAGACCAATCACTGA
- a CDS encoding T9SS type A sorting domain-containing protein, with product MKKILLVAVFILGVLSIGLQDQYFSWDDDPNQDHIPFEMLNNLPDHVNGPSDVITDEDGYDNIFLGIDFAEPHISMNPRNPLQSFTAFNTNGTHATIDGYNWFSNNPNFGVPISGDPVTAYDSLGNLYYDNMRNSGGNIIGTQVARSTNNSQTWVGTVTGNTGNDKNWIAADQSTGPYANNVYGTMTPGNIMRSTNQGASFSIVASVSNNLPGMMTAVGPDGATSGGSVYVVTNTGGSFTPVYTFYRSTNGGSSFGFQSSQQFVNYVGTVVGGRHSVQNMRTRPYPFITADNSFGPNRGRLYLVYAKNDPDIDGAKPSIYCRYSNDFGTNWSSPVRVNDDGNYMSNNHFMPATWCDKETGRLYVKWMDTRDCPTSDSSLIYASYSTDGGATFVQNQKISGQKFKIDCSTCGGGGTPRYQGDYDAITSNAITSLMVWTDFRNGSFGSYVAYYPDFAMKTNITEANINNGQSVNIQVSVPSVKQYGNSVKFTASLDSTPVSGSINLSFQGGIDSLTSFPGNVTLVATASASVTPGLYPVRISGRGPNGTPVHQRVVDLLVNASRVTVQTNRGSAVTYMVNGTPYNTTSSHVFANGSNVTISAPPSVTSGSTKYIFNNWSNSGDTTQILNVSQNIELTANYKIAFQLLVNSSQGHTFGGGQFYDSASTFVFGVTDKKVINGNDTFYYRGFNGLGVGAYTSPDSNGTDDSISWNISNAVVELARWTLDPPPIGIQQISSEIPNKFDLYQNYPNPFNPETKIRYDLARNTDVHVVIYDILGKQVGELVNQKQNAGTYEVSFDGSQFASGIYFYKIVTNEFVQVKRMLLVK from the coding sequence ATGAAAAAAATTCTACTTGTTGCGGTTTTCATCCTTGGTGTGTTGTCTATAGGACTTCAGGATCAGTATTTTTCCTGGGATGATGACCCTAACCAGGACCACATCCCTTTTGAGATGTTAAATAACCTGCCGGATCATGTAAATGGTCCCTCGGATGTTATAACCGATGAAGACGGTTATGACAATATTTTTCTTGGGATAGATTTTGCGGAGCCTCACATTTCGATGAATCCCCGCAACCCTCTGCAGTCATTTACTGCGTTTAATACAAACGGTACACATGCGACTATTGATGGGTACAATTGGTTTTCAAATAATCCGAATTTTGGAGTTCCCATCTCGGGAGACCCGGTAACTGCCTATGACAGCCTTGGAAACCTATACTATGATAACATGCGTAACTCAGGTGGAAATATAATAGGTACCCAGGTGGCAAGATCTACAAATAACAGTCAGACATGGGTTGGAACTGTCACAGGTAATACAGGTAATGATAAGAACTGGATAGCCGCGGATCAATCGACCGGTCCATATGCAAACAATGTATATGGAACAATGACTCCCGGTAACATTATGAGAAGTACAAATCAGGGAGCGTCCTTTAGTATAGTCGCTTCAGTATCTAATAACCTTCCCGGTATGATGACAGCAGTTGGACCGGACGGAGCGACTTCAGGTGGAAGCGTGTATGTAGTAACGAATACCGGCGGTTCATTTACACCGGTTTATACTTTTTACCGCTCTACAAACGGTGGTAGTTCGTTCGGATTTCAATCCAGCCAGCAATTTGTAAATTATGTAGGTACGGTAGTCGGCGGAAGGCACTCAGTACAAAATATGAGAACAAGACCATATCCTTTTATTACAGCCGATAACAGTTTTGGTCCAAACAGGGGAAGACTTTACCTGGTATATGCAAAGAACGATCCTGATATTGACGGAGCCAAACCAAGCATTTATTGCAGGTACTCAAATGATTTTGGTACAAACTGGTCTAGTCCTGTTAGGGTAAACGATGATGGAAATTATATGTCGAATAATCATTTTATGCCTGCTACATGGTGTGATAAAGAAACCGGAAGACTTTACGTAAAATGGATGGATACCAGAGACTGCCCGACAAGTGACAGTTCTTTGATCTATGCTTCATATTCTACAGACGGTGGTGCAACATTTGTTCAGAATCAAAAAATATCCGGACAGAAATTTAAGATCGATTGCTCGACATGCGGCGGCGGTGGTACACCAAGATACCAGGGTGACTATGATGCTATAACCTCAAATGCTATAACATCATTGATGGTATGGACAGATTTCAGAAATGGAAGTTTTGGAAGCTATGTTGCATACTATCCTGATTTTGCGATGAAAACTAATATTACCGAAGCAAACATAAATAATGGACAGAGCGTAAATATTCAGGTTTCTGTTCCAAGTGTAAAGCAATACGGAAATTCGGTTAAATTTACAGCTTCATTGGATTCTACACCGGTTTCGGGATCGATAAATCTTTCTTTCCAGGGTGGTATAGACTCACTTACATCTTTTCCTGGAAATGTTACACTCGTTGCAACTGCATCAGCTAGTGTCACTCCCGGATTATATCCTGTAAGGATTTCCGGAAGAGGTCCTAATGGAACACCTGTCCACCAGAGAGTTGTAGACCTTTTAGTAAATGCATCGAGAGTAACGGTTCAAACAAACAGGGGAAGCGCAGTAACGTATATGGTGAATGGAACTCCATATAATACCACAAGCTCACATGTTTTTGCAAACGGAAGTAATGTTACTATTTCTGCTCCTCCTTCTGTGACATCAGGCTCGACAAAGTATATATTTAATAACTGGTCAAACAGCGGTGATACAACTCAGATACTCAATGTATCTCAAAATATAGAACTTACTGCTAATTATAAGATAGCATTCCAGCTGCTGGTCAATTCTTCTCAAGGGCATACCTTCGGAGGTGGACAGTTTTATGATTCAGCATCTACATTTGTTTTTGGTGTAACAGACAAGAAAGTAATCAACGGTAACGATACCTTTTACTATAGAGGCTTTAATGGTCTCGGAGTAGGAGCTTATACAAGCCCTGATAGTAATGGCACAGATGATAGCATTTCTTGGAATATAAGCAATGCTGTCGTAGAACTCGCAAGATGGACACTGGATCCTCCACCAATAGGAATCCAGCAGATAAGTTCTGAAATACCTAATAAATTTGATCTTTATCAGAACTATCCGAATCCGTTCAATCCGGAAACCAAGATCAGGTATGACCTGGCGAGAAATACGGATGTACATGTGGTAATATACGATATATTAGGTAAACAGGTCGGAGAACTTGTAAACCAAAAGCAAAATGCCGGAACGTATGAAGTGAGCTTCGACGGATCGCAATTTGCCAGCGGAATTTATTTCTATAAGATAGTAACTAACGAATTTGTTCAGGTAAAGCGAATGCTGCTGGTCAAATAA
- a CDS encoding NAD-dependent epimerase/dehydratase family protein, translating into MMERILVIGASGQIGSELTLELRKKYGNDSVYATDIKDAHIDIKESGPFHILDVLHSEKLNSHVIENEIDQVYLLAAVLSGKAESIPQKAWDINMKSLMTILNLAKDGKIKKVFWPSSIAVFGPSTPKDETPQVTITEPNTVYGISKLAGERWCEYYNAKYGTDVRSIRYPGLISYKTEPGGGTTDYAVEIFYEAIKNGKYECFLSKDTKLPMMFMPDALNATMELMEADPDKLTIRSGYNIAGFSFSPEEIANEIKKHIPGFEITYKPDFRQSIADSWPKSIDDSIARRDWGWRHSYELSKMTEIMLKEVKSKLGV; encoded by the coding sequence CTGATGGAAAGAATTCTTGTTATCGGGGCTTCAGGGCAAATCGGCTCCGAGCTTACATTAGAGTTAAGAAAAAAGTATGGAAATGACAGTGTATATGCAACAGATATTAAAGATGCGCACATAGACATAAAGGAGTCCGGACCGTTTCACATCCTAGACGTACTTCACTCAGAAAAACTAAACAGCCATGTAATCGAGAACGAAATAGACCAGGTATATCTGTTGGCGGCGGTATTATCCGGAAAAGCGGAGAGCATACCGCAAAAGGCATGGGATATAAATATGAAGAGCCTGATGACGATACTAAACCTTGCAAAGGACGGGAAAATCAAGAAAGTATTCTGGCCAAGTTCGATAGCGGTATTTGGCCCTTCAACCCCTAAGGATGAAACTCCCCAGGTAACAATTACAGAGCCGAATACGGTTTACGGGATAAGCAAGCTTGCCGGAGAGAGGTGGTGTGAATATTATAATGCAAAATACGGAACGGATGTAAGGAGCATCAGATACCCGGGGCTTATCAGTTACAAGACAGAACCGGGAGGAGGTACAACGGATTATGCGGTTGAAATATTTTATGAGGCAATTAAAAACGGGAAATACGAGTGCTTCCTTTCCAAAGATACCAAACTTCCAATGATGTTTATGCCAGATGCTCTAAATGCGACAATGGAGCTAATGGAGGCGGACCCGGATAAGCTAACAATAAGATCGGGATATAATATCGCCGGGTTCAGCTTCAGCCCGGAGGAAATCGCAAATGAGATAAAAAAGCACATTCCGGGATTTGAGATAACGTATAAACCCGATTTTAGGCAAAGCATAGCGGATTCCTGGCCCAAGAGTATAGATGACAGTATAGCAAGAAGAGATTGGGGCTGGAGACATTCTTACGAGCTTTCAAAGATGACGGAAATAATGTTAAAGGAGGTGAAAAGTAAGCTTGGGGTATGA